Proteins encoded together in one Cydia pomonella isolate Wapato2018A chromosome 10, ilCydPomo1, whole genome shotgun sequence window:
- the LOC133521912 gene encoding uncharacterized protein LOC133521912 — METKSIYVLGRRVIDMFYSKGFSDVNIQFETGPAKGEGIVGDIFHAIISAVNKDGVPVEFETVIKCAPTNINFRKTLPVRNYFLREALYYNKIVPIYDNLQDQFELCVPQEMRCLLPKCYGVCDDFRQEMVILEDLTKKGFCVAPIQNVDYDHAVIMLQTIAKLHALSFIYEQRYPKRFREMANQISRHLFNPLHDEEFSATSMIQHGEKTMTQFISAITDESLRKRFETVAGTNSYNKHIELAKAGKTMAILHGDNWHNNHMFKYKNGKPIEGIPIDFQWSRYGSIAHDFMYLFFSDSGDLRRNHFHRLVDVYYAELKGFLSLCGYDVNKFCSYEQFKEELKSLVLISIIVFMIAAPLFKNPEITIPERLSSPATYYAVTEEYRATVNDMVTDWANLGFF, encoded by the exons ATGGAAACTAAAAGCATCTATGTACTCGGAAGGAGGGTGATCGATATGTTCTATAGCAAAGGGTTCTCTGATGTTAATATCCAGTTTGAAACGGGACCCGCGAAAGGTGAAGGAATTGTTGGTGACATATTTCACGCTATCATCAGTGCGGTCAACAAGGATGGAGTCCCGGTCGAGTTCGAGACGGTCATTAAGTGCGCTCCCACCAATATAAACTTTCGCAAGACCCTGCCAGTGAGAAACTACTTTCTTAGAGAAGCTTTGTATTACAACAAAATCGTCCCAATATACGATAATCTGCAGGATCAATTCGAGTTATGTGTGCCACAAGAAATGAGATGCTTACTCCCTAAATGTTATGGAGTCTGTGACGATTTCAGACAGGAAATGGTAATCCTTGAGGACCTAACTAAGAAAGGATTCTGCGTCGCGCCTATACAAAATGTAGATTACGACCATGCTGTAATCATGCTCCAAACTATAGCAAAGCTGCATGCTTTGTCTTTCATTTACGAACAACGCTATCCGAAAAGATTTAGAGAAATGGCGAACCAAATAAGTCGACACCTGTTTAATCCATTACACGATGAAGAATTTAGCGCCACATCTATGATCCAACATGGCGAAAAAACTATGACACAATTTATAAGTGCCATTACAGACGAATCATTGCGGAAACGATTTGAAACAGTCGCGGGAACAAATTCGTATAACAAACATATTGAACTTGCAAAAGCTGGAAAAACTATGGCAATTTTACACGGTGATAACTGGCATAATAACCACATGTTCAAATATAAG AACGGCAAGCCAATAGAAGGAATACCAATAGACTTCCAGTGGTCAAGATACGGCTCGATAGCCCACGATTTTATGTATTTGTTCTTCTCCGATTCCGGGGATTTAAGAAGAAATCATTTCCACCGGCTGGTAGACGTATACTATGCAGAACTCAAAGGCTTTCTGTCTCTGTGTGGGTATGATGTTAATAAGTTTTGTTCCTACGAACAATTCAAAGAAGAACTGAAAAGTCTAGTCTTGATAAGCATTATTGTATTCATGATTGCTGCACCTCTTTTCAAAAATCCTGAGATAACTATTCCAGAAAGGCTTTCGTCCCCTGCAACATATTACGCTGTGACTGAAGAATACAGAGCAACTGTCAACGATATGGTCACTGATTGGGCAAATTTGGGAttcttttaa